In the genome of Bacillus thuringiensis, the window AGAAGCATCGGGTAAACTTGGCGGAAAAATTCAAACCGTTCGAAAAGATGGATTTACAATTGAACGCGGACCGGATTCTTTCTTAGCACGAAAAGAAAGTGCAGCTAGATTAGCGCGAGAATTAGGTCTTGGCGATGAACTTGTAAATAATCAAGCCGGTCAATCATTTATCCTCGTAAACAATCGGTTACATAAAATGCCGAGTGGATCAATGATGGGAATTCCAACGCAAATTACGCCGTTTCTATTTTCCGGGCTGTTCTCCCCAATTGGTAAATTAAGAGCTGGTTTTGATTTATTAATGCCGAGGTCAAAGCCAGTATCTGACCAATCACTCGGACAATTTTTCAGACATCGCCTCGGAAACGAAGTGGTTGAAAACTTAATAGAACCGTTACTATCGGGTATTTATGCAGGGGATATTGATGAAATGAGCTTAATGTCAACATTCCCGCAAATGTACCAGCTTGAGCAGAAACATCGCAGTATTTCACTCGGTATGCGTACGCTCGCTCCGAAAGAAGAGAAAGCTGAACCGAAAAAAGGAATCTTCCAAACAGTGAAAACAGGTTTAGAATCTATCGTAGAATCTCTCGAAGCAAAGATGCATGAAGGTACGATAATAAAGGGAACTCGCATTGAAAAAGTTGCAAAACAGGGTGATGGTTATACGATTACTCTTAGTAACGGAAAAGAAATAGAAGCGGACGCCATCGTAGTGGCAACTTCGCATAAAGTATTGCCGTCCATGTTTGCTCAGTACAAGCAGTTTCGTTTCTTCCGTAACATTCCAGCCACATCCGTTGCCAATGTCGCACTTGCTTTCCCAAAGTCCGCAATCCAGCGCGATATTAATGGTACAGGATTTGTCGTATCACGAAATAGTGATTACACGATTACAGCATGTACGTGGACGCATAAAAAATGGCCACATACAACGCCAGAAGGAAAGACACTCCTTCGTTGCTACGTCGGGCGTGCTGGTGATGAAGCGGTTGTAGAA includes:
- the hemY gene encoding protoporphyrinogen oxidase, whose product is MRKKVVIVGGGITGLTAMYNLQKNIHEKNLPIDTLLIEASGKLGGKIQTVRKDGFTIERGPDSFLARKESAARLARELGLGDELVNNQAGQSFILVNNRLHKMPSGSMMGIPTQITPFLFSGLFSPIGKLRAGFDLLMPRSKPVSDQSLGQFFRHRLGNEVVENLIEPLLSGIYAGDIDEMSLMSTFPQMYQLEQKHRSISLGMRTLAPKEEKAEPKKGIFQTVKTGLESIVESLEAKMHEGTIIKGTRIEKVAKQGDGYTITLSNGKEIEADAIVVATSHKVLPSMFAQYKQFRFFRNIPATSVANVALAFPKSAIQRDINGTGFVVSRNSDYTITACTWTHKKWPHTTPEGKTLLRCYVGRAGDEAVVEQTEEELVQLVLEDLRKTMDITEDPEFTIVSRWKEAMPQYTVGHNERMKKLTTFMGKELPGVYLAGSSYAGAGLPDCINQGELAAKRVLAHIEKIVECEREALNV